A portion of the Homo sapiens chromosome X genomic patch of type NOVEL, GRCh38.p14 PATCHES HSCHRX_1_CTG14 genome contains these proteins:
- the CSAG2 gene encoding chondrosarcoma-associated gene 2/3 protein isoform X1: MWMGLIQLVEGVKRKDQGFLEKEFYHKTNIKMRCEFLACWPAFTVLGEAWRDQVDWSRLLRDAGLVKMSRKPRASSPLSNNHPPTPKRFPRQPGREKGPIKEVPGTKGSP; this comes from the exons atgtggatgggcctcatccaattAGTTGAAGGTGTTAAGAGAAAAGACCAAGGTTTCCTGGAAAAGGAATTCTACCACAAGACTAACATAAAAATGCGCTGTGAGTTTCTAGCCTGCTGGCCTGCCTTCACTGTCCTGGGGGAGGCTTGGAGAGACCAGGTGGACTGGAGTAGACTGTTGAGAGACGCTGGTCTGGTGAAGATGTCCAGGAAACCACGAGCCTCCAGCCCATTGTCCAACAACCACCCACCAACACCAAAGAG GTTCCCAAGACAACCCGGAAGGGAAAAGGGACCCATCAAGGAAGTTCCAGGAACAAAAGGCTCTCCCTAA
- the CSAG2 gene encoding chondrosarcoma-associated gene 2/3 protein (The RefSeq protein has 1 substitution compared to this genomic sequence), translated as MWMGLIQLVEGVKRKDQGFLEKEFYHKTNIKMRCEFLACWPAFTVLGEAWRDQVDWSRLLRDTGLVKMSRKPRASSPLSNNHPPTPKRRGSGRHPLNPGPEALSKFPRQPGREKGPIKEVPGTKGSP; from the exons atgtggatgggcctcatccaattAGTTGAAGGTGTTAAGAGAAAAGACCAAGGTTTCCTGGAAAAGGAATTCTACCACAAGACTAACATAAAAATGCGCTGTGAGTTTCTAGCCTGCTGGCCTGCCTTCACTGTCCTGGGGGAGGCTTGGAGAGACCAGGTGGACTGGAGTAGACTGTTGAGAGACGCTGGTCTGGTGAAGATGTCCAGGAAACCACGAGCCTCCAGCCCATTGTCCAACAACCACCCACCAACACCAAAGAGGCGAGGAAGTGGAAGGCATCCTCTCAACCCTGGCCCAGAAGCCCTATCAAA GTTCCCAAGACAACCCGGAAGGGAAAAGGGACCCATCAAGGAAGTTCCAGGAACAAAAGGCTCTCCCTAA
- the CSAG2 gene encoding chondrosarcoma-associated gene 2/3 protein isoform X2, giving the protein MWMGLIQLVEGVKRKDQGFLEKEFYHKTNIKMRCEFLACWPAFTVLGEAWRDQVDWSRLLRDAGLVKMSRKPRASSPLSNNHPPTPKRRGSGRHPLNPGPEALSKFPRQPGREKGPIKEVPGTKGSP; this is encoded by the exons atgtggatgggcctcatccaattAGTTGAAGGTGTTAAGAGAAAAGACCAAGGTTTCCTGGAAAAGGAATTCTACCACAAGACTAACATAAAAATGCGCTGTGAGTTTCTAGCCTGCTGGCCTGCCTTCACTGTCCTGGGGGAGGCTTGGAGAGACCAGGTGGACTGGAGTAGACTGTTGAGAGACGCTGGTCTGGTGAAGATGTCCAGGAAACCACGAGCCTCCAGCCCATTGTCCAACAACCACCCACCAACACCAAAGAGGCGAGGAAGTGGAAGGCATCCTCTCAACCCTGGCCCAGAAGCCCTATCAAA GTTCCCAAGACAACCCGGAAGGGAAAAGGGACCCATCAAGGAAGTTCCAGGAACAAAAGGCTCTCCCTAA
- the MAGEA3 gene encoding melanoma-associated antigen 3 isoform X1, protein MPLEQRSQHCKPEEGLEARGEALGLVGAQAPATEEQEAASSSSTLVEVTLGEVPAAESPDPPQSPQGASSLPTTMNYPLWSQSYEDSSNQEEEGPSTFPDLESEFQAALSRKVAELVHFLLLKYRAREPVTKAEMLGSVVGNWQYFFPVIFSKASSSLQLVFGIELMEVDPIGHLYIFATCLGLSYDGLLGDNQIMPKAGLLIIVLAIIAREGDCAPEEKIWEELSVLEVFEGREDSILGDPKKLLTQHFVQENYLEYRQVPGSDPACYEFLWGPRALVETSYVKVLHHMVKISGGPHISYPPLHEWVLREGEE, encoded by the coding sequence ATGCCTCTTGAGCAGAGGAGTCAGCACTGCAAGCCTGAAGAAGGCCTTGAGGCCCGAGGAGAGGCCCTGGGCCTGGTGGGTGCGCAGGCTCCTGCTACTGAGGAGCAGGAggctgcctcctcctcttctacTCTAGTTGAAGTCACCCTGGGGGAGGTGCCTGCTGCCGAGTCACCAGATCCTCCCCAGAGTCCTCAGGGAGCCTCCAGCCTCCCCACTACCATGAACTACCCTCTCTGGAGCCAATCCTATGAGGACTCCAGCAACCAAGAAGAGGAGGGGCCAAGCACCTTCCCTGACCTGGAGTCCGAGTTCCAAGCAGCACTCAGTAGGAAGGTGGCCGAGTTGGTTCATTTTCTGCTCCTCAAGTATCGAGCCAGGGAGCCGGTCACAAAGGCAGAAATGCTGGGGAGTGTCGTCGGAAATTGGCAGTATTTCTTTCCTGTGATCTTCAGCAAAGCTTCCAGTTCCTTGCAGCTGGTCTTTGGCATCGAGCTGATGGAAGTGGACCCCATCGGCCACTTGTACATCTTtgccacctgcctgggcctctcctACGATGGCCTGCTGGGTGACAATCAGATCATGCCCAAGGCAGGCCTCCTGATAATCGTCCTGGCCATAATCGCAAGAGAGGGCGACTGTGCCCCTGAGGAGAAAATCTGGGAGGAGCTGAGTGTGTTAGAGGTGTTTGAGGGGAGGGAAGACAGTATCTTGGGGGATCCCAAGAAGCTGCTCACCCAACATTTCGTGCAGGAAAACTACCTGGAGTACCGGCAGGTCCCCGGCAGTGATCCTGCATGTTATGAATTCCTGTGGGGTCCAAGGGCCCTCGTTGAAACCAGCTATGTGAAAGTCCTGCACCATATGGTAAAGATCAGTGGAGGACCTCACATTTCCTACCCACCCCTGCATGAGTGGGTTTTGAGAGAGGGGGAAGAGTGA